The following are encoded in a window of Methanocaldococcus sp. genomic DNA:
- the metG gene encoding methionine--tRNA ligase — MRYLITTALAYTNGPLHLGHARSTYIPADIMYKYLKLKGEDVIHIGGTDNHGVPIVLTAEREGTTPEKIVEKYHKEIKEDLDSLGIEFDAFGKTHSEIHIKTSQEFFLKLKENGYIYEKEIEQFYCENCKKFLPDRYVEGICPYCGGEARGDHCEVCGRHLEPYELKDPYCVICKGKPVIKKTKHYFFKLSALKKELEEYIKNSEEMPEHVKNMALNWIKELHDWDVSRDLNWGVPIPGTNQVMYVWLEAPIGYISFTKMLGDVWKKYWLEKDTKIYHFIGKDITVHHAVFWPGMLIAHGEYNLPTSVISGGYLTLEGKKMSTSKKWVIWIKDFVKYFDADYLRYYLIMSAPLFKDCDFSFDDFKNKINNELINIIGNFTHRVLTFTHRKFKKVPIVDEKRLKEDDKKLLQKCEETINLVDKNIRSFKFRDALVNILHLAIEGNTYFQKMEPWAVKNEKRLEEILYTCCKVVKTLAYLLYPYMPKKSLALLDLMNEELDLNLKGNELKKPKIIFKKIDDKKIEEMKKNLYKNKEKEENEKEKMEQIDINYLEKIDLRVGEVVEAEDIPKSKKLLKLVVDLGNEKRQIVSGIKNYYKPEELVGKKVIIVCNLKPAKLCGVVSEGMILAAEDDEGKVCLLTVDKDIKAGSKVR, encoded by the coding sequence ATGAGATATCTAATAACAACTGCCTTGGCATATACGAATGGGCCTTTACACTTAGGTCATGCAAGAAGTACTTATATTCCAGCGGATATTATGTATAAATACTTAAAATTAAAAGGAGAGGATGTTATACATATAGGAGGGACAGACAATCACGGAGTTCCTATTGTATTAACTGCTGAAAGAGAAGGGACAACACCTGAAAAGATTGTTGAAAAATATCATAAAGAAATTAAAGAGGATTTAGATTCTTTGGGAATTGAGTTTGATGCTTTTGGGAAAACACACAGTGAGATACATATAAAAACATCTCAAGAGTTTTTTTTAAAGTTAAAAGAGAATGGGTATATTTATGAGAAAGAGATAGAGCAATTTTACTGTGAAAATTGTAAAAAATTTCTGCCAGATAGATATGTTGAAGGAATCTGTCCATACTGTGGAGGGGAGGCAAGAGGAGACCATTGTGAAGTTTGTGGGAGACATTTGGAGCCTTATGAGTTAAAAGATCCATACTGTGTTATATGTAAAGGAAAACCAGTTATTAAAAAGACAAAACATTATTTCTTTAAATTAAGTGCTTTAAAAAAAGAGTTAGAGGAATATATTAAAAATTCTGAAGAAATGCCTGAACACGTTAAAAATATGGCGTTAAATTGGATTAAAGAGTTGCACGATTGGGATGTGTCAAGGGATCTAAATTGGGGAGTGCCAATTCCAGGAACAAATCAAGTAATGTATGTTTGGTTAGAGGCACCTATTGGTTATATCTCATTTACAAAGATGTTAGGGGATGTTTGGAAAAAATATTGGTTGGAAAAAGATACAAAGATTTATCACTTTATTGGAAAAGATATCACTGTTCATCATGCAGTATTTTGGCCAGGTATGTTAATAGCTCATGGAGAGTATAATCTACCAACATCTGTAATTAGTGGAGGTTATCTAACCTTAGAAGGAAAAAAGATGAGCACTAGTAAAAAGTGGGTTATTTGGATTAAAGATTTCGTTAAATATTTTGATGCAGACTATTTGAGATACTATTTAATAATGTCTGCCCCTTTATTTAAAGATTGTGATTTCTCATTTGATGATTTCAAAAATAAGATTAACAATGAACTTATAAATATAATTGGGAACTTTACACATAGAGTTTTAACATTTACGCATAGAAAGTTTAAAAAGGTTCCAATAGTAGATGAAAAGAGATTAAAAGAGGATGATAAAAAGTTATTACAAAAATGTGAAGAAACTATTAATTTAGTTGATAAAAATATAAGGAGTTTCAAATTTAGAGATGCCTTAGTTAATATATTGCATCTTGCTATTGAGGGGAATACTTACTTCCAAAAGATGGAACCATGGGCTGTAAAGAACGAAAAAAGATTGGAAGAAATATTATATACTTGCTGTAAAGTGGTTAAAACCTTAGCATATTTATTGTATCCATATATGCCTAAAAAGTCTCTTGCTTTGTTGGATTTAATGAATGAAGAACTTGATTTAAATTTAAAAGGAAATGAGTTAAAAAAACCAAAGATTATATTTAAAAAGATAGATGATAAAAAGATAGAAGAGATGAAGAAAAATCTCTATAAAAATAAAGAAAAAGAAGAAAATGAGAAAGAAAAAATGGAACAAATAGATATAAATTACTTAGAAAAAATTGATTTAAGAGTAGGAGAAGTTGTTGAGGCTGAAGATATACCTAAATCAAAAAAACTTTTAAAATTAGTTGTTGATTTAGGAAATGAAAAGAGACAAATAGTTTCAGGAATTAAAAATTACTATAAACCAGAGGAGTTAGTTGGTAAAAAAGTGATTATTGTATGTAATTTAAAACCTGCCAAGTTGTGTGGAGTTGTATCTGAAGGTATGATATTAGCGGCTGAAGATGATGAAGGAAAAGTTTGTCTATTAACAGTTGATAAAGATATAAAAGCAGGGAGTAAAGTAAGATAA
- a CDS encoding selenouridine synthase SelU-like subunit — MIIFGLFGKTGCGKTEILQELKKYHPVIDIEEIAKTRGSILGDLYHLKMRSQEEFDELINREIERVKKFGYCVVEYEGRKIGGERKLKIPELLADINNYTYKILIDCPYDCQIKRLVSIYKPKNDVEKKILINKFLILKDSFKKPEMIQNIEKIIELIKKDEYFEAAKLIEEKLYREHYLRNVKKIKPDLIVYNEDVKKSAKIIDEFIREKLKEHNII; from the coding sequence ATGATTATCTTTGGATTGTTTGGAAAAACTGGCTGTGGAAAAACAGAAATTTTACAAGAATTGAAAAAATATCATCCAGTAATAGATATTGAAGAAATTGCAAAAACAAGAGGTAGTATTTTGGGAGATTTATATCATTTAAAAATGAGAAGTCAGGAGGAATTTGATGAATTGATAAATAGAGAGATAGAGAGGGTTAAAAAATTTGGTTACTGTGTAGTAGAATACGAAGGTAGAAAGATAGGGGGAGAGAGAAAATTAAAGATTCCAGAGTTATTGGCAGATATTAATAATTACACTTACAAAATATTAATTGACTGCCCTTATGATTGCCAAATAAAAAGATTGGTGTCAATTTACAAACCAAAAAATGATGTAGAAAAAAAAATTTTAATAAACAAGTTTTTAATATTAAAGGATAGTTTTAAAAAGCCCGAAATGATTCAAAATATTGAAAAAATAATAGAACTTATAAAAAAAGATGAATATTTTGAAGCGGCAAAATTGATTGAGGAAAAGTTATATAGGGAGCATTATTTAAGAAATGTAAAAAAAATAAAGCCAGACTTAATTGTATATAATGAAGATGTAAAAAAATCAGCTAAGATTATAGATGAATTTATAAGAGAAAAACTAAAAGAACATAATATAATATAA
- the pyrH gene encoding UMP kinase, translating into MRIVFDLGGSVIMPKEGANAKKIKEYADVFKKIKDEGHEIAIVVGGGKTAREYISIARELKANNSFCDEIGIMATRMNAMILISALGDYSIKKVPTSFEEAELILNLGKIPVMGGTHPGHTTDAVSASLAEFINADLLVIGTNVDGVYNKDPNKYKDAKKFDKISAKQLVDLALSFSLEAGSSSVIDLLAAKIIERSKLKVIVVKGTPEELLNVSKGIVNGTIIEG; encoded by the coding sequence ATGAGAATTGTTTTTGATTTGGGTGGTTCAGTTATAATGCCAAAGGAAGGAGCGAATGCTAAAAAGATTAAAGAATATGCAGATGTTTTTAAAAAGATAAAAGATGAAGGGCATGAAATAGCGATAGTTGTTGGAGGAGGAAAGACAGCAAGAGAATATATAAGTATAGCAAGAGAACTTAAAGCTAATAATAGTTTTTGCGATGAAATTGGAATAATGGCTACGAGAATGAACGCAATGATTTTAATTTCAGCATTAGGAGACTATAGTATAAAAAAAGTTCCAACATCTTTTGAAGAGGCAGAATTAATTTTAAATTTAGGAAAGATTCCAGTTATGGGTGGAACTCATCCGGGTCATACTACTGATGCTGTTTCTGCCTCATTGGCAGAGTTTATAAACGCTGATCTATTAGTTATAGGAACAAATGTAGATGGTGTCTATAATAAAGATCCTAATAAATATAAAGATGCAAAAAAATTTGATAAAATTTCTGCAAAACAACTCGTTGATTTAGCCTTATCATTTTCATTAGAGGCAGGATCATCATCAGTTATTGATCTATTAGCGGCTAAAATTATTGAAAGATCTAAATTAAAAGTAATAGTTGTTAAAGGAACTCCTGAAGAACTTTTAAATGTTAGTAAAGGAATAGTAAATGGAACAATAATTGAGGGATAG
- the rqcH gene encoding ribosome rescue protein RqcH, which produces MKTEITNVDVCCIVNELQNLVNGRLDKAFLIENEQNRELILKIHAPEGGSREVVISVGKYKYITLTNYEREKPKLPPSFAMLLRKYLKNAKLIKIEQVNFDRIVIFHFEVKGEVYKLIAELFGEGNIILLNSEDVIILPLRIERWSTRNIVPKEKYKFPPQKPLNPYNLDFSIAYEVFKDYFLENKGVECVRLISRVFGLGGLYAEEICERVGIDKKKKNLSEEEIKKLFETSKNLFNEIFNNKKPQIVLKDGEYFDVVPIDLKKYQNLEKKYYNSFLEAVDNYFAKFLFSVEIKKEKSKIEREIERQENILKRQLETLNKYKEESEKNQIKGDLIYANYQIVEELLNTIKMAREKMDWTKIKKIIKENKDHPILGLIENINENSGEIILRLKSEVDDKVIEERVSLDIRKNAFENAERYYEKSKKLRSKIEGIEKAIELTKKKIEELKKKSDKELKEKESLKMKKKVRKERKWYEKFKWTVINGFLVIAGKDAITNEIIIKKYTDKDDIVFHADIQGAPFTVIKTNGRKVDEETLEEVAKFSVSHSRAWKLGYGAMDTYWVKPEQISKTTESGEYLKRGAFVIRGKKNYFRNTPLELGIGIIEYDNDLKITTAPPKTLQKSFIKWVLLKPGNKEKGKLVKELKEIFKDYDIDDEDILRVLPPGGCEIVKK; this is translated from the coding sequence ATGAAAACTGAAATAACTAATGTAGATGTATGTTGTATTGTAAATGAATTACAAAATTTAGTTAATGGTAGATTAGATAAAGCATTTTTAATTGAGAACGAGCAAAATAGAGAGTTAATATTAAAGATACACGCTCCCGAGGGGGGTAGTAGAGAAGTAGTAATAAGCGTTGGTAAATATAAATATATTACTTTAACTAACTATGAGAGAGAGAAACCAAAACTACCACCATCTTTTGCAATGCTGTTAAGAAAATATCTAAAAAATGCCAAATTAATTAAAATTGAGCAGGTAAATTTTGATAGAATTGTAATATTCCACTTTGAAGTTAAAGGAGAAGTTTATAAGTTAATTGCAGAGTTATTTGGAGAAGGGAATATTATTTTACTAAATAGTGAAGATGTTATTATATTGCCTTTAAGAATTGAGAGATGGAGCACGAGAAATATAGTTCCTAAGGAAAAATATAAATTTCCTCCACAAAAACCTTTAAATCCTTACAATTTAGATTTTTCTATTGCCTATGAAGTGTTTAAAGATTACTTTTTAGAGAATAAAGGTGTTGAATGTGTTAGATTAATATCAAGAGTTTTTGGACTTGGAGGATTATATGCAGAGGAAATTTGTGAAAGGGTAGGAATTGATAAGAAAAAGAAAAATTTAAGTGAAGAAGAGATTAAAAAACTCTTTGAAACATCTAAAAATTTATTTAATGAAATTTTTAATAATAAAAAGCCACAAATTGTTTTAAAGGATGGAGAGTATTTTGATGTAGTGCCAATTGATTTAAAAAAGTATCAAAATTTAGAGAAAAAATACTATAATAGTTTTTTAGAGGCAGTTGATAACTACTTTGCTAAATTTTTATTTAGTGTTGAAATTAAAAAAGAAAAATCAAAAATTGAGAGAGAAATTGAAAGACAGGAGAATATATTAAAGAGACAGTTAGAAACTTTAAATAAATATAAAGAAGAATCTGAAAAGAATCAAATTAAGGGAGATTTAATATATGCAAATTATCAAATTGTTGAAGAGTTATTAAATACTATAAAAATGGCAAGAGAAAAAATGGATTGGACAAAGATTAAAAAAATAATTAAGGAAAATAAAGATCATCCAATATTAGGTTTAATCGAAAATATAAATGAAAACTCTGGGGAGATAATTCTTAGATTAAAGTCAGAGGTTGATGATAAAGTTATAGAGGAGAGAGTTTCTTTGGATATAAGAAAGAATGCATTTGAAAATGCTGAGAGATATTATGAAAAATCTAAAAAACTTAGAAGTAAGATAGAGGGAATAGAGAAGGCAATTGAACTAACTAAGAAGAAGATAGAAGAACTTAAAAAGAAGAGTGATAAAGAACTAAAAGAAAAAGAAAGTTTAAAGATGAAGAAAAAAGTAAGAAAAGAAAGAAAATGGTATGAGAAGTTTAAATGGACAGTAATTAATGGATTTTTAGTAATTGCTGGAAAGGATGCTATAACAAATGAAATAATAATCAAAAAATATACAGATAAGGATGACATAGTATTCCACGCTGACATACAGGGGGCTCCATTCACTGTAATAAAAACAAACGGTAGAAAGGTTGATGAAGAGACATTAGAGGAGGTTGCTAAATTTTCAGTTTCTCATTCAAGGGCTTGGAAATTAGGATATGGTGCTATGGATACATATTGGGTTAAGCCAGAGCAAATATCAAAAACAACTGAAAGTGGAGAGTATCTAAAAAGAGGGGCATTTGTTATTAGAGGTAAAAAAAATTATTTCAGGAATACTCCATTAGAATTAGGGATTGGAATTATTGAGTATGATAATGATTTAAAAATAACTACTGCTCCACCAAAAACATTGCAAAAAAGTTTTATTAAGTGGGTTTTATTAAAACCAGGAAATAAAGAGAAAGGAAAATTAGTTAAAGAACTTAAAGAGATATTTAAAGATTATGATATAGATGATGAAGACATTTTAAGAGTTTTACCTCCAGGAGGTTGCGAGATAGTTAAAAAATAA
- a CDS encoding 30S ribosomal protein S6e: protein MPTAKFVVADPKTGRCYQIEADNTPLVGKRIGETFDGSILGLEGYKLEITGGSDSSGFPMRPDIHGSRKVRVLLSAPPGFRPKRKGERRRKTVRGNTIAPDIVQINCKVVEYGEKSIPELLGLEGGEQSE from the coding sequence ATGCCTACAGCAAAGTTTGTTGTTGCAGATCCAAAAACTGGGAGATGCTACCAAATAGAGGCAGATAACACTCCATTAGTTGGAAAAAGAATAGGAGAAACATTTGACGGTAGTATATTAGGATTAGAAGGATACAAATTAGAAATAACTGGAGGTTCTGATTCAAGTGGATTTCCAATGAGACCTGATATCCACGGAAGTAGAAAAGTTAGAGTCTTATTAAGTGCTCCACCAGGATTTAGACCAAAAAGAAAAGGAGAAAGAAGAAGAAAAACAGTAAGAGGAAATACAATAGCCCCAGATATTGTCCAAATCAATTGTAAAGTTGTTGAATATGGTGAAAAATCAATTCCTGAGTTGTTAGGATTAGAAGGTGGGGAGCAAAGTGAATAA
- a CDS encoding selenouridine synthase SelU-like subunit, whose protein sequence is MDEEILARLITFTDDVVLCIVLNDGRKMITNGKKILAGKIEGELASFILKESKEFLKDKKVGVKKFKDYNIYFERIDINKFLKTIGSEFVKNAITVNELLKLIENNENIIIVDVRSPREYKNETIPGAINIPLFLDEEHALIGKVYKEEGKDKAIDLGIEIFKKRLIRILNEAKKLDKNKLIVVFCARGGMRSQIMALILQLLGFNVKRLIGGFKAYKHAKDKIKN, encoded by the coding sequence ATGGACGAGGAGATTTTAGCGAGGTTAATAACTTTTACAGATGATGTTGTTTTATGTATAGTTTTGAATGACGGTAGAAAGATGATAACAAATGGTAAAAAAATACTGGCAGGGAAAATTGAAGGAGAATTGGCTTCATTTATATTAAAGGAATCTAAGGAGTTTTTAAAAGATAAAAAAGTAGGAGTAAAAAAATTTAAAGATTATAATATTTATTTTGAAAGGATAGACATAAATAAGTTTTTAAAAACTATTGGAAGTGAATTTGTTAAAAATGCAATAACCGTTAATGAACTTCTAAAATTAATTGAAAATAATGAAAATATAATTATAGTTGATGTTAGAAGTCCAAGAGAATATAAAAATGAGACGATTCCAGGAGCAATAAACATTCCTCTATTTTTAGATGAAGAACATGCCTTAATAGGGAAAGTTTATAAAGAGGAAGGAAAAGATAAGGCAATAGATTTAGGCATTGAAATCTTTAAAAAAAGATTGATTAGAATTTTAAATGAGGCTAAGAAACTTGATAAAAATAAATTAATTGTTGTTTTTTGTGCAAGAGGGGGAATGAGAAGTCAAATAATGGCTTTAATTTTGCAACTATTAGGATTTAATGTAAAAAGATTAATAGGAGGATTTAAAGCATATAAACACGCAAAAGATAAAATTAAAAATTAA
- a CDS encoding DUF2116 family Zn-ribbon domain-containing protein — MKIPKHRHCLNCGISIPPDQVFCSEKCRMEYMQRRKRMLRTQYMFLAVALLIILYYIISIEFKI; from the coding sequence ATGAAAATTCCTAAACATAGGCATTGTTTAAATTGTGGTATCTCAATACCTCCAGATCAGGTTTTTTGTTCAGAAAAATGTAGAATGGAGTATATGCAAAGAAGAAAAAGAATGTTAAGAACTCAATATATGTTTTTAGCAGTAGCCCTACTTATAATTTTATATTACATAATTTCAATAGAATTTAAAATCTAA
- the purL gene encoding phosphoribosylformylglycinamidine synthase subunit PurL: protein MKFLVNKIQNKGATMDENDLKYIEKVLGRKPNNIELAMFENLWSEHCAYRTSKKLLRMFAKTINEKTKKNIVVGIGDDAAVIRLKDDICLAIAMESHNHPSYIDPYNGAATGVGGIVRDVLSMGAKPIALMDPLRFGDVNGKEKDKVRWLIDGVVRGIGDYGNRIGVPTVGGECEFDSSFDYNNLVNVVCVGLVKENEIITGKAKEPGLSLILVGSTGRDGIGGASFASKDLTEESEEERPCVQVGDAFAEKCLIDAVLEAVKTGKVKAMKDLGAAGLSGASSEMCYGGGVGCELYLENVILREPLSPYEIMVSESQERMLLAVEPGSEEEIIKIFKKFELPASVIGKTIPEKRIIAKYNGEMVVDLPLDLLCEAPLYDREGREDIKEKEDDKEKIKMPEDLNEVLLKLLESPNICSKEWIYQQYDYDVQIRTVIKPGKDAAVLRINEVYPMGIALTTDCNSRYCKLNPYVGSINAVAEAVRNLATVGSEPIAMLDNLNFGNPEKPERFWQLSECIRGLSDAAEFFEIPVVGGNVSLYNETIINGNEHPINPTPAIFVLGKIENVEKVPSVFNKIKEGDLLIITNETKDEMGGSEYYKVIHNTENGKVPRVDLEMEKNIYSEVREVIKEGLVNEAVDCSRGGLAVALAKMVIINNVGLNVDLTEYNKNNLREDILLFSETSGRIILSVSEENKDKVLNKLGNAYVIGKVEKNNKLKITINKKEVINLDVSELKKRYYEAFPKMMGTY from the coding sequence ATGAAATTTTTAGTGAATAAAATACAAAATAAAGGTGCAACTATGGACGAGAACGATTTAAAATATATAGAGAAAGTTTTAGGGAGAAAACCTAACAACATAGAGTTGGCAATGTTTGAAAACCTTTGGAGTGAGCATTGTGCATATAGAACTTCAAAAAAACTATTGAGGATGTTTGCTAAGACAATCAATGAAAAAACTAAAAAAAACATTGTTGTAGGAATTGGAGATGATGCCGCAGTAATTAGATTAAAGGATGATATATGCTTGGCAATAGCTATGGAAAGCCATAATCACCCTTCATATATAGATCCTTACAATGGGGCTGCTACCGGAGTGGGTGGAATAGTTAGAGATGTTTTGTCAATGGGTGCTAAGCCAATTGCATTAATGGATCCTTTAAGATTTGGAGATGTTAATGGAAAAGAAAAAGATAAAGTTAGATGGCTAATTGATGGAGTTGTTAGAGGAATAGGAGATTATGGAAACAGAATCGGTGTTCCAACTGTTGGTGGAGAGTGTGAATTCGACAGTTCCTTTGATTACAACAACTTAGTGAATGTCGTATGTGTAGGTTTAGTTAAAGAAAATGAAATCATTACAGGAAAAGCCAAAGAACCAGGTTTGTCTTTAATATTAGTTGGATCTACAGGTAGGGACGGAATAGGAGGGGCTTCATTCGCGTCAAAAGATTTAACTGAAGAGAGTGAGGAAGAAAGACCTTGTGTTCAGGTTGGAGATGCTTTCGCTGAAAAATGTTTAATTGATGCTGTCTTAGAGGCCGTGAAAACAGGAAAAGTTAAGGCAATGAAAGATTTGGGTGCGGCAGGACTTTCAGGAGCGTCATCTGAAATGTGCTATGGTGGAGGAGTTGGTTGCGAACTTTACTTAGAAAATGTTATATTGAGAGAGCCTCTATCTCCTTACGAAATTATGGTTTCTGAAAGTCAGGAGAGAATGTTATTGGCTGTTGAACCAGGAAGTGAAGAAGAAATAATTAAAATCTTTAAAAAATTTGAATTACCTGCATCAGTTATTGGAAAAACTATTCCTGAAAAGAGAATTATAGCAAAATATAATGGAGAGATGGTAGTTGATTTGCCATTGGATTTATTATGTGAAGCTCCACTATATGATAGAGAGGGAAGAGAAGATATTAAAGAAAAAGAAGATGATAAAGAAAAAATAAAAATGCCTGAGGATTTAAATGAAGTATTGTTAAAATTGCTCGAAAGTCCTAATATCTGTTCAAAAGAGTGGATATATCAGCAGTATGACTACGATGTTCAAATTAGAACAGTTATAAAGCCAGGAAAAGATGCGGCTGTGCTAAGGATAAACGAAGTATATCCAATGGGTATAGCATTAACTACCGACTGTAATTCAAGATACTGTAAGTTAAATCCTTATGTTGGTTCAATAAATGCAGTTGCTGAAGCAGTTAGAAATTTAGCAACAGTTGGATCTGAACCAATAGCAATGCTCGATAATTTAAACTTTGGAAATCCTGAAAAACCAGAGAGATTCTGGCAACTTTCAGAATGTATTAGGGGTTTATCAGATGCGGCAGAATTCTTTGAAATTCCAGTTGTTGGAGGAAATGTAAGTTTATACAATGAAACCATTATTAATGGAAATGAACATCCAATAAATCCAACTCCTGCAATATTTGTTTTAGGTAAAATAGAAAATGTTGAAAAAGTTCCTTCTGTATTTAACAAGATTAAAGAAGGAGACCTTTTAATTATAACTAATGAAACTAAAGATGAAATGGGAGGTAGTGAGTACTACAAAGTTATACATAATACTGAAAATGGAAAAGTTCCAAGAGTTGATTTAGAGATGGAAAAGAATATATATTCTGAAGTAAGGGAAGTTATAAAGGAAGGTTTAGTCAATGAGGCAGTAGATTGTTCAAGAGGAGGATTGGCTGTAGCATTAGCAAAGATGGTAATAATAAACAATGTTGGCTTAAATGTAGATTTAACTGAATACAATAAAAATAATTTAAGAGAAGATATATTACTGTTTTCTGAAACATCTGGGAGAATTATATTATCTGTTAGTGAGGAAAACAAAGATAAAGTTTTAAATAAATTAGGCAATGCTTATGTAATTGGAAAAGTTGAAAAAAACAATAAATTAAAAATAACTATTAACAAAAAAGAGGTTATCAATTTAGATGTAAGCGAACTTAAAAAGAGATATTATGAAGCATTTCCAAAGATGATGGGAACTTATTAA
- a CDS encoding nucleoside-diphosphate kinase, whose translation MKERTFVAIKPDAVKRKLIGKIIERFENKGFEIVAMKMIKLNKELAEKYYEEHKGKEFYERLINFMTSGRIVVMVIEGENAISVVRKMIGKTNPSEAEPGTIRGDFALSTPDNVIHASDSKKSAEREIKLFFKDDEIFSE comes from the coding sequence ATGAAAGAAAGAACATTTGTAGCTATAAAGCCAGACGCTGTAAAGAGAAAATTAATAGGAAAAATTATAGAGAGGTTTGAAAACAAAGGTTTTGAAATTGTTGCTATGAAAATGATTAAGTTAAATAAAGAGTTGGCTGAAAAATATTACGAAGAGCATAAAGGAAAAGAATTTTATGAAAGATTAATAAATTTTATGACATCTGGAAGAATTGTAGTAATGGTTATAGAAGGAGAAAATGCTATATCAGTTGTTAGAAAGATGATAGGAAAAACTAATCCATCTGAGGCAGAGCCAGGAACTATAAGAGGAGATTTTGCATTATCTACTCCTGATAATGTAATTCATGCTTCAGATTCTAAAAAAAGTGCCGAAAGAGAAATAAAACTATTCTTTAAAGATGATGAAATTTTTAGTGAATAA
- a CDS encoding translation initiation factor IF-2 subunit gamma — protein sequence MAKKKQSKQAEVNIGMVGHVDHGKTSLTKALTGIWTDRHSEELRRGISIRLGYADCEIRKCPQCGTYTTKPRCPNCLAETEFLRRVSFVDSPGHETLMATMLSGASLMDGAILVIAANEPCPQPQTKEHLMALEILGIDKIIIVQNKIDLVDEKQAEENYRQIKEFVKGTIAENAPIIPISAHHEANIDVLLKAIQDFIPTPERDPNATPRMYVARSFDINKPGTEIKDLKGGVLGGAIIQGTFKVGDEIEIRPGIKVTEGNKTFWKPLTTKIVSLAAGNTILKKAHPGGLIGVGTTLDPYLTKSDALTGSVVGLPGTLPPIREKITIKANLLERVVGTKEELKIEPLRTGEVLMLNIGTATTAGVITSARGDIADIKLKIPICADIGDRVAISRRVGSRWRLIGYGTIEG from the coding sequence ATGGCAAAGAAAAAACAATCTAAACAGGCAGAAGTTAATATTGGAATGGTTGGTCATGTTGATCACGGAAAAACAAGTTTAACAAAAGCATTAACTGGAATCTGGACAGACAGGCATAGTGAAGAGTTAAGAAGAGGGATATCAATTAGATTGGGATATGCAGATTGTGAAATAAGAAAATGCCCTCAATGTGGAACTTACACAACTAAACCAAGATGTCCAAACTGTTTAGCTGAAACTGAATTTTTAAGGAGAGTTTCATTTGTAGATTCTCCTGGGCATGAAACATTAATGGCTACGATGTTATCAGGAGCCTCACTAATGGATGGGGCAATTTTGGTTATAGCCGCCAATGAACCATGTCCACAACCTCAAACAAAAGAGCATTTAATGGCTTTGGAAATCTTAGGAATTGATAAAATTATTATCGTTCAAAATAAAATTGACTTAGTTGATGAAAAACAGGCAGAAGAAAATTATAGACAGATAAAGGAATTTGTTAAGGGAACTATTGCTGAAAATGCTCCAATAATCCCAATCTCTGCTCATCATGAAGCAAATATTGATGTTTTATTAAAGGCAATACAAGATTTTATTCCTACGCCTGAAAGAGATCCTAACGCTACACCAAGAATGTATGTTGCAAGAAGTTTCGATATAAATAAGCCAGGAACTGAAATTAAAGATTTAAAAGGAGGAGTATTGGGAGGAGCAATAATACAGGGTACTTTCAAAGTAGGAGATGAAATTGAAATTAGACCAGGGATTAAGGTAACTGAAGGAAATAAAACATTTTGGAAACCATTAACTACTAAAATTGTCTCATTAGCTGCTGGAAATACAATACTTAAAAAAGCACATCCGGGAGGTTTAATTGGGGTTGGGACAACATTAGATCCATACTTAACAAAGTCAGACGCATTAACTGGAAGTGTTGTTGGCTTGCCAGGAACACTCCCTCCAATAAGGGAAAAAATTACTATAAAGGCTAATTTATTAGAGAGAGTCGTTGGTACTAAGGAAGAGTTAAAAATTGAGCCATTAAGAACAGGAGAGGTTTTAATGCTGAATATTGGAACTGCTACAACTGCAGGGGTTATAACATCAGCAAGAGGAGATATAGCAGATATAAAATTAAAAATACCAATATGTGCAGATATTGGGGATAGAGTGGCTATAAGTAGAAGAGTAGGATCAAGATGGAGATTAATAGGATATGGAACTATTGAAGGATAA